Proteins found in one Cricetulus griseus strain 17A/GY chromosome X, alternate assembly CriGri-PICRH-1.0, whole genome shotgun sequence genomic segment:
- the LOC113837649 gene encoding melanoma-associated antigen B4-like: MPRGNKSKSRSRAKRQQARGESQSLQGALPTAKEEAAATPLGQGDAPSSPDVSTPQGSQKAASHGSPELDMPCSGYEVGAESSDAGVDEKRANACTIAEAIDSARRDPMTRKASKVLHYLLEKYQKDEQPLEADMLKLISRKYKVHFPWILEKATYQLEVVYGLELKADKQNPQSYVLVSKLPILPGANEGGRKELPKTGLILTLLGMIMMKGDRASEEEVWQFLHMQGIYPGRRHLIFGEPRKFITKELVEQNYVEYRQVPGSNPPSYEFLWGSRARNEDTKMKVLDVLTKIRNAMPSYYPQQYEEALSNQAERAARRGEASGYHAARVPSHFHSTSSSHT, from the exons ATGCCTAGGGGCAACAAGAGCAAGAGCCGCTCTAGGGCCAAAAGGCAGCAGGCCCGTGGAGAGAGCCAGAGTCTCCAGGGTGCTCTGCCGACTGCAAAGGAGGAAGCAGCAGCAACCCCTCTTGGCCAGGGAGATGCCCCCAGCTCCCCTGATGTCAGCACTCCTCAGGGGTCCCAGAAAGCTGCATCCCATGGCTCTCCTGAGTTAGATATGCCATGCTCAGGCTATGAAGTTGGTGCTGAGAGTTCTGATGCTG GTGTTGATGAGAAGCGTGCAAATGCCTGCACTATAGCCGAAGCCATCGATTCTGCACGCAGAGATCCTATGACCAGGAAGGCCAGCAAGGTACTTCACTATCTGCTGGAGAAGTACCAGAAGGATGAGCAGCCTTTGGAGGCAGACATGCTGAAGCTGATCAGCAGGAAGTACAAGGTGCACTTCCCCTGGATCCTGGAGAAAGCCACCTATCAGCTGGAGGTGGTCTATGGTCTGGAGTTGAAGGCTGACAAGCAAAACCCTCAGTCCTATGTTCTTGTTAGCAAGTTACCCATCCTGCCTGGGGCAAATGAGGGTGGCAGGAAAGAGTTGCCAAAGACGGGTCTCATACTGACCCTCCTGGGTATGATCATGATGAAGGGCGACCGTGCCAGTGAGGAAGAGGTCTGGCAGTTCCTCCATATGCAGGGGATATATCCTGGGAGGAGGCACTTAATTTTTGGGGAGCCCCGGAAGTTCATCACCAAAGAGCTAGTTGAGCAAAATTATGTGGAGTACCGCCAGGTGCCTGGTAGCAATCCCCCAAGCTATGAGTTCCTGTGGGGTTCCAGAGCCCGCAATGAAGACACCAAGATGAAAGTCCTGGATGTTTTAACTAAGATCAGAAATGCCATGCCCAGTTACTACCCTCAACAGTATGAGGAGGCTCTCAGTAaccaggctgagagagcagccAGGAGAGGTGAGGCTTCTGGTTACCATGCTGCCAGGGTTCCCTCCCATTTCCATAGTACCAGCTCCTCCCACACTTAG